A genomic window from Chaetodon auriga isolate fChaAug3 chromosome 13, fChaAug3.hap1, whole genome shotgun sequence includes:
- the LOC143330793 gene encoding lactase/phlorizin hydrolase-like, protein MFLAGPLTNEQVKSLDGKLSEGAVDTFDCSHPIPPGTRQYFEYLQRRGVTHFKVPLSWAQLLPSSQSQQAVVTCYQTLLKQLLEVGLQPLVILHGSTVPDTLRSRYGGWESQELVEMFKQYAEFVFGEFGELADSWLTLSSFDELRDAELQHAVDAHTSVYHRYHQLFPNRDGGVSAGVKASEVLIIDKLLFLHSHQSDNNRNNLQTSSCSTTYCKTWSNFASLTSAERDAFLNESFPVDFQWATSSESFKVEGGWLEDGKGQTIWDRFGHENNVFDNQTADVACDSVHKVDYDVYLLRGLNVNTYQFSISWARIFPSGHWAKPSEKGALYYDKLIDALIESGVHPVVTLYHWDLPQALQDHGGWTNASIIEAFKNYADFCFSRFGDRVKTWNTFSSPWVVSHAGYGTGEHPPGEKDYVVASYQVTHNILKSHAEAWHLYNDKYRKEQGGKVGIALNSDWAEPVDPSRPDDLAAADRYLQFMLGWFAHPIFVDGDYPVALKNQIKQKRSECRHSEPARLPVFTPEESQRIRGTADFFGLNHYTSRLVNHSDGGCIPGPQGVGNFQAHVDPSWSSTASDWIYSAPWGLRRLLNYISTEYLSVTRVPIYITGNGMPTEYSGDTLNDTGRINYMKSYINEALKAIVLDEVDVQRFTVQSLMDGFEGKQGYSQRFGLHHVNFEDADRPRTPKQSAYFYSDIIQQNRFGSSKGNVFKGAQRQLTRRPTALSRSEVPSKSKVVWEKFSLQSKFQRKMYHYGTFSQGFSWGVSSSAYQIEGGWNADGKGPSVWDTFTHKLGSIPANANGDVACDSYHRLEEDLYMLRALRVKSYRFSLSWSRIFPDGQRSSLNPKGVEYYNRLIDGLITYNITPMVTLYHWDLPQSLQDLGGWENVNVTEFFNDFCDYCFATFGDRVKFWMTFNQPQTIAWSGYGLGQIPPNVRNPGTAPYRIAHNLIKAHAKAYHTYDDKYRKNQGGLVSIALNANWIEPKDVNVPREVAAADRALQFQLGWFAHPIFKTGDYPDAMKWQVGNKSELQGLSESRLPSFTDEDKSFIKGTADIFCVNHYTTKIARHTTARLKPHSYKYDQDLSEEDEEDSVTTAISDQTAVPWGLRRLLNWIKEEYGDPDIYITENGVATDNKTTVDDTGRVFYYKSYVDEALKAHNLDGVKVKGYIATSLMDSFEWLNGYKVGFGLHHVDFTNSNWPRTPKRSAHYYYQVMKDNGFPLPDDEKILYGEFPKTFNWSTASASYQIEGSWRAHGKGLSIWDMFAHTPLKTSNGDNGDIACDSYNKINEDVEVLKKLKVTHYRFSVSWPRVLPDGTNNHINEAGLNYYHRLLDALEAANIEPQVTLYHWDLPLALHRVGGWLNETIVERFRDYADVLFNQFGNRVKFWITLNEPYIVANLGYGYGTFAPGIVRKQYIAAHNLIKAHAEAWHLYNDKYRATQRGLISITINSDWSEPRNPHKQEDVDAAKRYLQFLIGWFAHPIFNGDYPDLMKTIIRQRSLAAGLAESRLPEFTPQEITRIKGTHDYFGFNHYTTVLSFPVSLGQQQDYEADRGTGTTHDRTWIESGSFWLKITPFGFRKILKFIKDEYGNPPIYVTENGVSERGAVNLNDIHRSYYYENYINQALKALLLDGVDLRGYTAWSLMDNFEWASGYDEQFGLFYVNRSDPTLPRIPKNSASRYATIITCNGFPDPAHGPHDCLQPEPEATSTPNVVDFLGLELSLHDAEVALYVMFGFLLVSSLVIIFVVYGLVRARKK, encoded by the exons ATGTTCCTTGCAGGTCCCTTGACCAACGAACAAGTGAAGAGCCTGGATGGCAAACTCTCTGAAGGAGCAGTGGACACCTTTGACTGCAGTCATCCCATACCTCCAGGCACCCGACAGTACTTTGAGTACCTCCAGCGCAGAGGGGTGACCCACTTCAAAGTGCCGCTGTCATGGGCTCAACTCTTACCTTCCAGCCAGTCTCAGCAAGCTGTGGTTACCTGTTACCAGACCCTGTTGAAACAGCTGCTTGAGGTGGGCCTTCAACCTCTGGTCATCCTTCATGGATCTACAGTGCCAGACACTCTGAGGTCAAGGTACGGAGGCTGGGAGAGCCAGGAGCTGGTAGAGATGTTTAAACAGTatgctgagtttgtgtttggagAGTTTGGAGAGCTGGCAGACTCCTGGCTGACACTGAGCAGCTTTGATGAGCTGAGGGATGCTGAGCTGCAACATGCTGTTGATGCACACACCAGCGTCTACCACCGTTACCACCAGCTGTTTCCTAACAGGG ATGGAGGAGTATCAGCTGGGGTAAAGGCCAGTGAAGTTCTTATCATCGATAAGTTACTG TTCCT TCATTCACACCAAAGTGACAATAACAGAAACAATCTTCAAACATCATCATGTTCTACGACCTATTGCAAAACTTGGAGCAATTTTGCCTCTCTGACCTCAGCTGAGCGAGATGCCTTCCTGAATGAATCCTTTCCTGTCGACTTCCAATGGGCCACCTCCAGTGAGTCCTTCAAGGTTGAAGGAGGCTGGTTAGAAGATGGGAAAGGACAGACAATCTGGGACCGTTTTGGTCACGAAAACAATGTTTTTGATAATCAGACAGCTGATGTAGCTTGTGACAGTGTCCACAAGGTGGATTATGATGTCTACCTCTTGCGAGGCCTTAACGTCAACACCTACCAGTTTTCCATCTCCTGGGCCCGTATTTTCCCCTCAGGCCACTGGGCAAAGCCCTCAGAGAAAGGGGCTCTCTACTATGACAAGCTGATTGATGCTCTCATTGAGTCTGGCGTACATCCTGTTGTCACTCTCTACCACTGGGATCTGCCTCAGGCACTCCAGGACCATGGCGGATGGACAAACGCTTCCATTATTGAAGCCTTCAAGAACTATGCAGACTTCTGCTTCTCCAGGTTTGGAGACAGGGTCAAGACCTGGAACACATTCAGTAGCCCATGGGTGGTGAGCCATGCTGGTTATGGCACTGGTGAACATCCCCCTGGAGAAAAAGACTATGTGGTTGCCTCCTATcag GTCACTCACAATATACTCAAGTCCCATGCTGAGGCCTGGCATCTCTACAATGATAAGTACAGGAAGGAACAAGGAGGGAAAGTAGGCATTGCATTAAACTCTGACTGGGCTGAGCCTGTAGACCCCTCCAGACCTGATGACTTGGCAGCTGCAGATCGCTACCTGCAGTTCATGCTGGGCTGGTTTGCACATCCCATATTTGTGGATGGAGATTATCCTGTAGCGCTGAAGAAtcagataaaacagaaaagaagtgAGTGCCGCCACTCTGAGCCTGCAAGACTCCCTGTTTTCACTCCTGAAGAGAGCCAGAGGATACGTGGAACAGCTGACTTTTTTGGATTAAACCACTACACCTCTCGGTTGGTCAACCACAGTGATGGTGGCTGCATCCCTGGTCCTCAGGGGGTCGGTAACTTCCAGGCACACGTGGACCCTTCATGGTCATCAACAGCTTCTGACTGGATCTATTCTGCACCTTGGGGTCTCAGAAGGCTTCTAAACTACATTTCTACAGAATACCTGAGTGTTACCAGAGTGCCTATCTATATAACTGGGAATGGAATGCCTACGGAGTACAGTGGTGACACTCTCAATGACACCGGTCGAATAAACTACATGAAGAGTTACATCAATGAGGCCCTAAAAG CAATAGTCTTAGATGAAGTGGATGTGCAGCGATTCACAGTGCAGTCACTCATGGATGGATTTGAGGGAAAACAAGGGTACAGCCAAAGATTTGGTCTTCACCACGTCAACTTTGAAGATGCAGACAGACCAAGAACCCCAAAGCAATCTGCATATTTCTACTCTGACATTATACAACAAAATAGATTTGGTTCATCCAAAGGCAATGTATTTAAAGGGGCACAGAGGCAACTAACCCGTCGTCCAACTGCTTTGTCACGGTCAGAGGTTCCATCTAAATCAAAGGTTGTCTGGGAGAAATTCTCACTCCAGTCAAAATTCCAGAGAAAAATGTACCACTACGGCACTTTCTCACAAGGATTCAGCTGGGGAGTATCGTCATCAGCTTACCAGATTGAAGGTGGCTGGAATGCTGATGGGAAGGGACCCAGCGTCTGGGACACATTCACCCATAAGCTTGGCAGTATTCCTGCTAATGCAAATGGAGATGTGGCCTGTGACAGCTATCACAGACTTGAAGAAGACCTCTACATGCTTCGAGCTCTGAGGGTGAAGTCATACAGATTCTCTTTGTCTTGGTCCAGGATTTTTCCTGATGGCCAGCGTTCCTCCCTGAACCCGAAAGGTGTTGAATATTACAACAGGCTCATTGATGGCCTCATAACATATAACATCACTCCCATGGTGACACTGTACCACTGGGACCTCCCTCAATCTTTACAAGATCTTGGTGGCTGGGAAAATGTAAACGTGACTGaattttttaatgacttttgtGACTATTGCTTTGCCACCTTTGGAGACAGAGTGAAATTTTGGATGACCTTCAACCAGCCTCAGACAATTGCGTGGTCAGGATATGGACTTGGACAGATCCCCCCAAATGTTAGGAATCCAGGAACTGCACCATACAGAATTGCACACAACCTTATAAAAGCACACGCTAAGGCTTACCACACTTACGATGATAAGTATCGTAAAAATCAAGGTGGTCTGGTATCCATTGCTCTCAATGCTAATTGGATTGAGCCTAAAGATGTTAATGTTCCCCGTGAAGTGGCAGCTGCTGATCGTGCTCTGCAGTTCCAACTGGGTTGGTTTGCACACCCCATTTTCAAGACTGGTGACTATCCTGATGCCATGAAGTGGCAAGTTGGAAACAAAAGTGAGCTCCAAGGTCTTTCAGAGTCAAGGCTACCTTCCTTCACTGACGAAGACAAGAGCTTCATTAAGGGAACTGCTGACATCTTCTGTGTAAATCATTATACCACAAAGATTGCACGGCATACTACAGCTCGGCTTAAACCTCACTCTTATAAATACGACCAGGACTTGtcagaagaagatgaagaagattCAGTAACTACTGCCATCAGTGATCAGACAGCTGTTCCATGGGGTTTGAGAAGACTCCTCAACTGGATCAAAGAGGAGTATGGAGATCCAGATATTTATATTACTGAGAATGGAGTGGCTACAGACAATAAGACCACAGTTGATGACACAGGCCGAGTATTCTACTACAAATCCTATGTTGATGAGGCTTTAAAGG CTCATAATCTTGATGGTGTAAAGGTGAAAGGGTACATAGCCACATCTCTCATGGATTCTTTTGAGTGGCTCAATGGGTACAAAGTAGGATTTGGGCTGCACCATGTAGACTTCACTAACTCCAACTGGCCAAGAACACCCAAACGCTCTGCTCACTATTATTACCAAGTCATGAAGGACAATGGCTTCCCGTTACCAGATGATGAGAAAATACTTTATGGAGAGTTTCCCAAAACTTTTAACTGGAGTACCGCCAGTGCCTCTTACCAG ATTGAAGGGAGCTGGAGAGCTCATGGAAAGGGACTGAGTATCTGGGACATGTTTGCCCATACTCCTCTGAAGACGAGCAACGGTGACAATGGCGATATTGCTTGTGATAGTTACAACAAGATAAACGAGGATGTGGAGGtgctgaagaagctgaaggTGACCCACTATCGCTTCTCTGTATCCTGGCCCAGAGTGCTTCCTGACGGCACCAACAACCACATCAATGAAGCTGGACTGAACTACTATCATAGACTACTGGATGCTTTGGAAGCTGCTAACATCGAGCCCCAG gtAACTCTGTACCACTGGGACCTCCCCCTGGCACTACACAGAGTAGGGGGCTGGTTGAATGAAACCATTGTCGAGAGATTCAGAGATTATGCAGATGTTTTATTCAACCAATTTGGAAACAGAGTGAAGTTCTGGATCACTCTAAATGAACCCTACATTGTAGCCAACCTTGGCTATGGATATGGTACCTTTGCTCCAG GCATTGTGCGCAAGCAGTATATTGCTGCTCACAACCTGATTAAGGCCCATGCTGAGGCCTGGCACCTCTACAATGACAAGTACCGAGCAACGCAGCGTGGCCTCATCTCCATTACCATCaattctgattggtcagagccAAGGAACCCTCATAAGCAAGAAGATGTGGATGCAGCCAAGCGCTACTTGCAG TTCCTCATTGGCTGGTTTGCCCATCCCATCTTCAACGGTGATTATCCAGacttaatgaaaacaatcattcgTCAAAGAAGTCTGGCCGCAGGTCTCGCTGAATCACG GCTTCCCGAGTTCACCCCTCAGGAAATCACAAGGATCAAAGGGACTCATGATTACTTTGGCTTCAACCATTACACCACAGTTCTTTCGTTCCCAGTCAGTTtgggacagcagcaggattATGAAGCTGACAG GGGCACTGGAACCACCCATGACCGCACCTGGATTGAATCTGGCTCCTTCTGGCTGAAAATCACACCTTTTGGATTTAGGAAAATCCTCAAGTTTATCAAGGATGAGTATGGAAATCCACCCATCTATGTCACAGAGAATGGGGTCTCAGAACGAGGAGCAGTGAACTTGAATGACATCCACAGATCTTACTACTATGAAAACTACATTAACCAAGCCCTGAAAG ctctgcttctgGATGGAGTTGATCTGAGAGGCTACACAGCCTGGTCATTGATGGACAATTTCGAGTGGGCTTCTGGCTACGATGAACAATTTGGACTTTTCTATGTGAACCGCTCCGACCCCACTTTACCTCGTATCCCTAAAAACTCTGCTTCTCGCTACGCCACCATCATCACCTGCAATGGTTTCCCAGATCCAGCCCACGGGCCCCATGACTGTTTGCAGCCTGAACCGGAAG CTACAAGTACCCCCAATGTGGTGGACTTCTTGGGTCTGGAGCTTTCCCTTCATGATGCTGAAGTTGCACTTTATGTCATGTTTGGATTTCTGCTTGTGAGCTCACTTGTTATCATCTTTGTTGTGTACGGGCTCGTGAGAGCCAGAAAGAAGtga